The following is a genomic window from Amaranthus tricolor cultivar Red isolate AtriRed21 chromosome 10, ASM2621246v1, whole genome shotgun sequence.
AGAGGGAGTAAAAAGAaggaatttcaaaataaatccaAAATATGTATTTGAGACTGACACATTTGTCCTGTGTAGCTCCCCTATAAAATCATCTGCACCCTTCTCAGCATCTGCCAAACACTCCCTTGTTTACCCCCACACACAAAATACATATCCTGAATCCTGATGGACAAAAGAGTAACTGCCAATCAGCCATGGCGACCCGAGCCGACCTCACAATCGGACAAGGTTCATCCGCCAGAGACTCTACAGAAATCAATGGAGTTTCTCTCCCACTCTTTCAGTGCCTCGGCAATTGACATTTCGAAGACCGCCATTAATCCTTCAAAACACATTTTCTCGGAAGAAGATGGTGCTGTAAAAGAAGGAAATCCGTTCAGTTTCGCTTCCTCTGAAACATCAAAGATTATTATGGAGCGTATTATGTCACAATCTGTAagctattttttttaactttaattttctatttttgttttgtAAGTGCTAAATGTTGTTTTCTTCAGGTGTTTTGGGTTAATCTGGATTTTAAGCATCATATTGCTAATTCAATGCTCTCAATTTGGATCTGTTAAAACACTAAATTAAAAGTATGTTGCGTTCGGAATACTTACATAAAGGAGAGATGTGATGTTttatatgaaaatgaaaaaaatatgtgcacaagaaaaagtaattaaattagaagtattgatgaacaataaagaagaaATGGCGTAAATGCTAAAATGAAAAACTTAGTGAGTATGTTTAGTTTAGATTGAATTAATAAGCGTAAAACTTAATTGATTCGGTGGGtaatcaataaattatattttttgttgttggAGATTTGGatagtataattttttgatatttattaataacatatcataatattaaaaatattaactaCTCTTATTTGTTGATcatctttaatttataatttacgactaattagtttttaatgtataatttaaaatatatttaattaaattttatttgattcgtattaatataaaaattattgatatttaatttttataattatttatttattatatataatcaaaaatattaataaattaaattagtgtatttatagataaaaataatattaataattattttaaaatagataaaataatttatagaatATATGTAGCTATGCTCTTGGGGGTAGCTGAATGATTAAATTCCGATTTCCAAGCAAAGAAGATGCCCAAATATTTGTGGGTTATTAAGCTTCTTAATAAAGCCACTGTCTTTTCCTCAacagatattttattttagctACGCATGCTTAGGATTTAGTAGTGTACTGTACTCCACCTCAAATGAAGTGGAGTATTATACTACTATAGATTAGAAgtaatttttttgtgttatgtaaattaaattcattactaagaattttgaaaagtataggtcataataaaaaagaaagataaGATAAATTTGGTGGGATAAAGTTAAAAAACAATGCCCCACATTTGATGAAAAAATTGTATGTTTTAAAAAGAAAACTCATTAAATTATATGTAATTAactcttaaattttatttaaatttatacacCAATATACACGAGTCCACTACTTACTAGTTTGTCAATTTTTGTCTACCTTGAAGTACCAAATGTGTTGCTTGAGCTGAGAATATTTGCCTTctcaatttgttaatttttttggttgttttgagtttatataaaaataaaagtaaatacaaaaataaattacaaagaagttaaaaaaattaaaaagagaaatcatgtaaatttaagaaaatataaaaagtaaattcaATAATCTCAACCATCAATTGAGCAATCATGTTCTTAGATAAGTGATctttaaattgaaattattatagaaaaatcaataattaaatgttggattattttagttaatttttccCGATGATAAATATGACTAATTAAAAAGGTAAAAAGGAATAATGAGAAATTGTGATTACAGCAAGAGGTATCTCAACAGGAATCTGGTAGGCTGTCGCATAGTAGTGGACCACTGAATGGCTCGTTCACTGATAGTTCTCCGGTGTCTCCTGAAATCGACCATGTCAAGGTCTCTCTCCttctttacctttttttttttttttaaatattgtctACTTTATTTTTATGGTACCATTGATTTAACTCAATCATTTAGTTGATGTAATTATATATGCTATACGATCTGCATCTGTAATTATATATGACAGAATGGTATTTAGTTGTGAATTTATGACTGTTGATGATTGGGTGATTCAAACTAGAGTCTTAGTCATGGGATAGatgaattgatgaagaatgagtgaAGTTAGAACAGCTGTCTGGCGACGTGTCGTTGCTTTTTGAGTGGAGAAAGTGACGAGTTGTCTTTTGATATTTGGTATGTTTTCAGAGAGTATGCGACGAGTCGCTCTTCATAAGCGACGAGTTACCGCTTCTTCACTGATGTCGCAAAGTTAGATCAGAAATTATGCGACGACTTGTCGCTTTTTGCGGTTTTGTGTGGCTGAGCGGTTACACGCTTAACAACGCCGGTTACTTATATTGTTTTAGCCCTAATGTCTTCTAAAAggaggtatactatataaacccCTCCCAAAATTAGGTTTAGGGTAAGTGGCAGACCCAGGATTTGAATGATAGGGTTGCCTAATTTTATCTTCTATAGCCCTGTGCCGGGAAATTTTTTCATTTCGTTCCATTTTTTGAGTGACGCTTTGACTAAAATTGtgagagttttttttattaaatgtcACAAACAATAAGAGACAAAGGGAGTggaatataaatttttgaacatgatTTTTAAGAATTTACTAGCATAAATTACAAAATACtctctttgtttctttttgttcgtCACAATTAGATTTATAAGAATTTACTAGCATTTAAGATATGGAGGATGTAaacttccaaaaaaaaaaaagcagatATGGAGGATGTATATGCTTATTGTATTTTACAATTTCGAAAGGAGTTTTTTGAGCAAAAAATGACTCCCACaaatttaataacaaaataGACTTATAAAGAAAGATGATAAAGTATCAGTTTTAAATCAACACATTatgaaaagcaaaaaaataattttaaaacaatgaaaaaataaaagttataaaTTTAGGGAAATTAATCAATGATTAGATTAGACATCTAATCATAGTAAAAGTTTAGTCAATAAGAACATTATCATTAATTAGTGGACATGCACATAGTAATTAACTTACTGTTGTATTTgataaatacaatacaacttctGATTATTAGTAAATCGTATCGAATAGTTATTATCAAAGAGTTGCAGTTGGCTCAGTGACCATGCGCTTAGCAGCCAGGGGattgattctaattttgattcttGGTGCAAGCAAAACTTTCAAATGTTTTTACAAAGTATGGGGTTGCACGTGCAATCCTATGCTACCTTCTAGGTCCGCTCCGTTTAGGGTTACCACAAACACAAGAGAGAAAAGTGAGCCATTATTCAAGTGAGAAATCTTTGATTCATCTTTATAATCTTTGCAATTTACAATGAAAACTTTTGATCTTGGTGCCTGTGAACGTAGCTGTTACAATGATAATAAACCACGTTAATTCTTGGTGTGTTTTTCTTATTGTTTacattgaatttctttattgtttttattgttattcgattattgcttccgctgtcgcacaacaatgaCAAAATCATGCTTTAATTGATGTAATTATATATGCTATACTGTCTGCAACTGTGACACCTTCATCTTATATTCTCGGTGACAAAAAAGAaacatttaaaagaaaaatgaaattaaaagtttGATTTTGAACTTTCTATTTGGGTTAAGTGCAGCATGGTCGCCAGAACAATCAGACCAATTTGCAGTACCGGTCAGCCATCAATCTTACAGGAGTTGCTCAAAGAGCCCCAACTGGGAAGAATGTCGGGAGATGGCTTAAAGACAGGAGAGAAAAAAAGAAGGAAGAGATGAGAGCACATAATGCACAGCTCCATGCTAAAGTTTCTGTGGCAGGTTTAGCTTCAGCTATTGCTGCAATGGCTGCTTTAACTGCTGCTTCATCAAGAACTGGTAAGGACCAAGAGGCTGCACAAACTGATGTGGCTGTCGCATCTGCTGCTACACTTGTTGCTGCTCAATGTGTCGAGGCTGCTGAAGCCATGGGTGCGGACAGGGAGCTTTTAGCGTCTGTTGTTAGCTCTGCTGTTCGTGTTCAATCTCCTGGTGATGTCATGACGTTAACTGCTGCTGCTTCCACAGGTAAATCGTCGTTTCATTTGCTATATTTGTCGATTGCATCCATCATTAGTGCATTTTGCAGCGTGAAATGGGTGGTTGTCGATGCTTCATTTTTTCCAAGTTTTATGAGTCATTTCTCACAACATTTTGCAGCGTTGCGTGGGGCTGCAACAATGAAAGCAAGAGCGTTAAAGGATGTGTGGAACATTGCAGCTGTGCTTCCAGCCGAGAAAGGGATGAGTATGAGCATTGGCAGCAACAGTTCTAGTTGCAGTCACAGTGGTGAATTATTTCTTGAGGACAACTTTCGGATCGGCAGCAGGGAGCTACTTGCTAGAGGCTGTGAGCTTTTGAAACGTACTCGAAAAGGTATCATCCTTGCTAGTTCCAAAACCACCTTGTTGGCCTATTATCTGACGGTATATCAATATTTTCGAGTTATACATTTTACCGAGTTTCCTATTGCTAATCATGACACAGGTGATCTTCACTGGAAAATTGTATCAGTTTACATCAATAGAATGAACCAGGTAAGCTAATTTATGTACTTAAGCGATCTAGTTAGTGATGGGTGACTCAATGTTAAAACATGTCATATTATGTTCTTttgcaaattttcaaatgagacagtctcatgaTAAAACCATCTTTATCGGACTGATGTCGacaagtgattacttataaccttaaagtgatcactttttatagtcttaaaatgatcactcataaccttaaagtgattattcacatattataatcttaaagtgacaatttgaaaaatgagctaattatatgGGTTCGTTTCATGGTGAGACGGCCTCATACAAAACTTGTTGGTTTTTGTGTTAGTCGCACTTTAAGAAAAGTTGGCTGAAAGTAGAAGTGATTAGCTGATAATTCAAGATCTGAATAGGAATATGGAGTAATAGGTATCTTGAGAATAAGTTTCATCTTTATATAGGAGTAATCCACAAAATCTTCTAAAGTAAAAAGTAGAAGCTATGTAAGTTGATCATACCAatctttaaaaatttgaaacacccttttgttttaataattCTGGTCGCAGGTTACACTAAAGATGCAAAGCAAACACATTGCTGGGACCATTACTAAGAATAAAAAGTGTAAGTTCTCATTTGCTTTTGTCTCTCATTCATAATA
Proteins encoded in this region:
- the LOC130825232 gene encoding VAN3-binding protein-like isoform X3, coding for MDKRVTANQPWRPEPTSQSDKVHPPETLQKSMEFLSHSFSASAIDISKTAINPSKHIFSEEDGAVKEGNPFSFASSETSKIIMERIMSQSQEVSQQESGRLSHSSGPLNGSFTDSSPVSPEIDHVKHGRQNNQTNLQYRSAINLTGVAQRAPTGKNVGRWLKDRREKKKEEMRAHNAQLHAKVSVAGLASAIAAMAALTAASSRTGKDQEAAQTDVAVASAATLVAAQCVEAAEAMGADRELLASVVSSAVRVQSPGDVMTLTAAASTALRGAATMKARALKDVWNIAAVLPAEKGMSMSIGSNSSSCSHSGELFLEDNFRIGSRELLARGCELLKRTRKGDLHWKIVSVYINRMNQVTLKMQSKHIAGTITKNKK
- the LOC130825232 gene encoding VAN3-binding protein-like isoform X2 yields the protein MDKRVTANQPWRPEPTSQSDKVHPPETLQKSMEFLSHSFSASAIDISKTAINPSKHIFSEEDGAVKEGNPFSFASSETSKIIMERIMSQSESGRLSHSSGPLNGSFTDSSPVSPEIDHVKHGRQNNQTNLQYRSAINLTGVAQRAPTGKNVGRWLKDRREKKKEEMRAHNAQLHAKVSVAGLASAIAAMAALTAASSRTGKDQEAAQTDVAVASAATLVAAQCVEAAEAMGADRELLASVVSSAVRVQSPGDVMTLTAAASTALRGAATMKARALKDVWNIAAVLPAEKGMSMSIGSNSSSCSHSGELFLEDNFRIGSRELLARGCELLKRTRKGDLHWKIVSVYINRMNQVTLKMQSKHIAGTITKNKKYEVIEVIKDMPPWSGRHLLEGGDCRRYFGLNTIARGVVEFECRSHREYEVWTVGVSRLLALSVDKSNRHKI
- the LOC130825232 gene encoding VAN3-binding protein-like isoform X1, with product MDKRVTANQPWRPEPTSQSDKVHPPETLQKSMEFLSHSFSASAIDISKTAINPSKHIFSEEDGAVKEGNPFSFASSETSKIIMERIMSQSQEVSQQESGRLSHSSGPLNGSFTDSSPVSPEIDHVKHGRQNNQTNLQYRSAINLTGVAQRAPTGKNVGRWLKDRREKKKEEMRAHNAQLHAKVSVAGLASAIAAMAALTAASSRTGKDQEAAQTDVAVASAATLVAAQCVEAAEAMGADRELLASVVSSAVRVQSPGDVMTLTAAASTALRGAATMKARALKDVWNIAAVLPAEKGMSMSIGSNSSSCSHSGELFLEDNFRIGSRELLARGCELLKRTRKGDLHWKIVSVYINRMNQVTLKMQSKHIAGTITKNKKYEVIEVIKDMPPWSGRHLLEGGDCRRYFGLNTIARGVVEFECRSHREYEVWTVGVSRLLALSVDKSNRHKI